DNA sequence from the Cloacibacillus sp. genome:
GCGTTCGGCGCGAACCCGACCCCCGTCGACTTCGGCGAGCTTTACACGGCTCTTCTCCAGAAGACGGTAGACGCGCAGGAGAACCCTGTCACGCTCATCTACAGCTCAAAGCTCTTTGAAGTGCAGAAATTCATGACGATGTCCGACCACGTCTACGCTCCGTCTGCGGTATTCATCAGCGAAGCGTTCTACAAGAGGCTCCCGGCCGACTTGCAGAAGATAGTCATGGAAGGCGCAAAGAAGTTCCGCGCGGCTTCAAGAACGAACCAGCAGAAGGCGACAAAGGTGCTGCTTGATGAAATGGTGAAGAAGAACGGCCTTAAGGTCTACTACCCGACGGCAGCGGAGAAGAAGCAGTTCATGGACGCCGCCAAGAAGGTCTATAAGGTCATGGAGCCCGTCATAGGCAAGGATCTCATCGATATCGCGCTCGAAGGCAATAAGTAACCTGCGTTAAATATCCATGGAAGAAGAGGGGGATATGGCTCCCCTTCCTCTTCCAATTTCGAGGGAAAAGAAGGTGGCGATGTCAATGCTCAAGATCCTAAATAGTATAGAAGAAAAATTTCTTGTTCTAAACCTGCTGATATCAACGCTTATCGTCTTCATGAACGTCGTGCTCAGATATTGTTTCAGCGCGTCGCTCTCATGGGTAGACGAAGCCGCGCGCTACATGTTCATCTGGCTCATTTGGATAGGGGCCGACTACACTCTGGCCAACAGAAAGCATCTGCGCATAGACATAATCTCATCCAGGCTGCACGGAAAAGCCCGGATAACACTGGAACTTTTTGTAATGTCGGTCTGGTGCTGCTTCTGCGTATTTTTGGGGTGCCAGGGCACAAAGCTTGTGCGCACAGTCGTCGAGCAGCAGCAGCTTTCGACGGCGATGCAGATAAGCATGGGCTGGGCCTACCTCTGCATCCCGCTTGCCGGCATATTTATGGCGATACGCCTCGTATTTGACATCATCAACCTTCTCCGCACCGGCGAGATAGTGAAGCCGGAACTGAGCGACGAGGAAGAAATGATAGAAGAAGCCAAAAAAGGAGTGACAATGTAACCATGGATATAGCTATTCTCTTTGGACTTCTATTTGTCCTTTTGGCTCTTTCCGTCCCGATAGGCATCTCTCTTGGGATCGCGACCGCCGTCACAATCCTCACATGCAGCCACCTTCCGCTTGTGCTTATCGCGCAGAATGCCTTCACCGGGATGGACTCCTTCCCGATGCTCGCCATTCCATTCTTCATGCTGGCCGGTTCGCTCATGACCTACGGCGGCATCTCGCGCAGGATCGTCAACATGGCCGAATGTTTCGTCGGTTTCATCACAGGCGGACTTGCGATGGTGACTATCGTGGCCTGCATGTTCTTCGGAGCGATATCCGGCTCCGCCGCGGCCACAGTGTCTGCAATAGGCTCCTTCATGGTTCCCATGATGGTAGAGAAGAAATATAAACCGGACTTTGCCGCGGCGGTCATCTCATCGGCAGGCACCATCGGCTGCATCATACCGCCCAGCATTCCGTTCGTAGTCTATGGAGTTTTGACCGGCGTCTCCGTAAGCGACCTCTTCATCGCGGGCATCATACCCGGAATCATGATCGGACTGGCGCTGATGGTCGTGGCCTATGTCATCAGCAAAAAAGAGGGCTATCCACGCATGTCCGGCGTCCCGACCGTCAAGCAGGTCGTTAAAACATTTGCCGGTTCAATATGGGCGCTGTTCGTTCCCGTCATCATCTT
Encoded proteins:
- the dctP gene encoding TRAP transporter substrate-binding protein DctP; this translates as AFGANPTPVDFGELYTALLQKTVDAQENPVTLIYSSKLFEVQKFMTMSDHVYAPSAVFISEAFYKRLPADLQKIVMEGAKKFRAASRTNQQKATKVLLDEMVKKNGLKVYYPTAAEKKQFMDAAKKVYKVMEPVIGKDLIDIALEGNK
- a CDS encoding TRAP transporter small permease, whose product is MLKILNSIEEKFLVLNLLISTLIVFMNVVLRYCFSASLSWVDEAARYMFIWLIWIGADYTLANRKHLRIDIISSRLHGKARITLELFVMSVWCCFCVFLGCQGTKLVRTVVEQQQLSTAMQISMGWAYLCIPLAGIFMAIRLVFDIINLLRTGEIVKPELSDEEEMIEEAKKGVTM
- a CDS encoding TRAP transporter large permease, whose translation is MDIAILFGLLFVLLALSVPIGISLGIATAVTILTCSHLPLVLIAQNAFTGMDSFPMLAIPFFMLAGSLMTYGGISRRIVNMAECFVGFITGGLAMVTIVACMFFGAISGSAAATVSAIGSFMVPMMVEKKYKPDFAAAVISSAGTIGCIIPPSIPFVVYGVLTGVSVSDLFIAGIIPGIMIGLALMVVAYVISKKEGYPRMSGVPTVKQVVKTFAGSIWALFVPVIILGGIYGGIFTPTESAVVATVYALFVGKFVYKELNYEVTLRAFKDAVLVIGATLFMVGLATSFASYLAMERIPIRIGSFILGYADNKFIVLLLMNIVFLIIGCFVDNISSTIILTPIFLPIVKELGMDPIQFGMMISIALAIGFSTPPYGCNLFIAATISKQSVGAIAKRLVPFILAMIVCLQLFTYIPWFSLALLGR